ttttgtctacacttctcttcttttcataaaatagaCAAGGACAAACTATTAATCTCAAATTATACACActttgcaataaaaaaaaattcattttgttagcacttctaatttttttcaaatactcaagttattaattttaaaatatactactcactttgcaataatttttttttttttttttttgttaacccttcccattttttcaactacttttAACGATCACATGTATATCTAGTTATTgtcatctttttattatttgtcatTCACTATAATCTATATATGTCACAACTTCCTTATCAATCATGCCACAACTACTTGCGGTGagataaatatcaaaaaatactatgcaactattaatagtaatttggACCCCCAAGTCCTGCGTTCGCCACTGGAACAAGGGGAGTACTAATAAGTGAAAAAAGCCATAGATTAAATTGACCCATGTTGAAATTGTTATTCTTGATCCCTCTCTCTCAAACTCTTCTGCGAAATCACTGTGAAGAGCTCGTCGTGAGGAGCGTTGCCACCACTCCTCGCAATCATGCCCTTTGCAGAGGGTGTGTTTTGGACTGTTTGTTTgtagtggtggtggtggcgtGGCAACAAAAGCGATGGAGTAGATGTTACAATTGTTGATTGTTATGGAattgttgttttcatttaGTTTTTGTGTTCAATTTTTGTGGAAGATGTGTGCAATGGATGGTTCATTCAATTATGTTTGTCATAGCTCCAAGGAATCTGATGTGTATTTTCAGAGCACCACAGCAAATTTAGTTATTGTTACTAAAACTACAACTACTGCAATATTACAGCATTGTTTGTAGAATTTTGGATCCAAGACAACAATAGAAATATTTGAGTCCCCTACTTTAACTCTCCTAGCCCTCTCATGTACAAAAGAGATGGTATGGCACATTGGCACCTTCGAAGTCACGTCAAGACGAAATACTCAGCAGGTCGAGACGCTTTTGCCCAAATGAGGCACATTCGTCCCAAATGTAATAGCTCCAATATGTATAGATCTTCAAATATACGTCCGAGAGTGCATGCAGTGacagcaaaaaaaaattgtcctaataaattcaaaaggGGAAGAATTTATCACAGTTTACATAACAAGCTTGACCAGTTAAATTGTCTGAACAACTAAGGAAGCTGGGTAAGCAATTAACAATGCTATAGCTAACGTTAATTAATTACAGCTGCCTCGATCCATAACAGGAACACTGATACATTACAACAACACAACTACAGATAAGGGTATTTTGTTAGTGTGTACACTACGTTGCCTTGACACCTTTACTGGAAGGAGCTTTTTCGTCCTTCTCCACATTTCCTTCATCCTCCTCTTCACcttcatcatcaccatcagcATCGGCTAGCTTTGTCAGCTCTTCCTGAATCATCAGCTTTACTGTTGACTTCCTCGCTGCCAGATCAGTGCTGAACTCCTTTGCTGAAATGGTCAAAATCTTGTTACGGATCCTAATATCATCAAGCACTAGGAAAACCAAACATAACTGAGATAAATGCGAGAGCTTACCAAGCAACTTCAAAATGTCGGTGAATGTAGCCTGCAAGAAAGAGCATATCAGGTGTATCAAAGAAGAGGACTAACTCAACCGTACAGCAAAAAATAGACTGCATTAAACATGTCAACCCATTATTGCCACTAAAGTGACCTATGCACGCCAAACCAGCAATATTCAACCTAGTACTAGAATATGAGATTATAACTTTATCCAAGAGAGAACGGAATAGACTACAGGTTTGTAGGACATGCACCCATTATTAGGTTGGACCTCAATGCAGATCATGTGTGGATATATCATGTGTATGCCTTCTCCGACCTCTTTCCTTTTAACCAGcaaacagaaaataaacaaaggtGGAGCTAATATTTCAGAACTCACCGTATTGAAATCGACCTTCTTGAGGATCTTACAGATTGAGTTTCTAAGATCATCATCACTTGGGTCTAGAGTCTCTTCCTTGGGCTTCTGTTTCACTTTCAGAACTTTCTTCCCTGTGtttgaacaaaacaaaatgaacTTCAGAAAACTGACTCGTTACAAGGGCTCTCAACCTGTGCAACACATCAGCACATAACAGATGGAAGGGGAATTGATGGTGACTTACCAAGGCTGTCATTTGATGGTGACTTCTTTGGGATTGATGACTTCTTCACTGCTTCATCCTTCTTTTTAACTGAAGATTTCTTTGCACACGAGTCGTTCTTGATTTTAGAGCTGTCCGGTGATTTTGCTGGTAATTTCTTGGGTGGGGGACTGGTCTTTTTAGAGATTGTCACTTTCTTTGTCTTGGGTTTATCAGAAGAGCCCTTCTTTATAGAAGACTTTGCAGAACTTgccttcttctttcctttgtCCTCATCTGACTCCTCTTCAGATTCACTTCCTTTCCCCTCGCTTGGAGCTTGATCAGACATCTCTTCTGATCTGTCCTGAGCACCATTTGTATCTTCCCCTTTATCTTCATCAGATTCATCTTCTGATTCAGGAGAAGTGACCTTTGCCTCCCCACGTTTTTTAGAATCACTCTCAACTTTCTTTCGACTCTGAAAATTATATTCACCAAAACTGATAAGAAAGATGAGTATGATGTACTAGCATGGCTCCACACATCATggtcaacaacatttttaaCTTGGTTACCTTCTTCAACCCAATTTAACAGCCAAGTTTcacatataattgaaaattggtATTGCCAATTTGAAAATTGCACATCAATTCTTTTCATACTTTCTAATTTCTGTCATGATTCATTGACCTTGTCACCTTGCCAATTTGAAATTTGCAATTCAATAGGAATGAAAACTTAAACTTAAACTTAAACGTTAAGCACAAGGTTATCTACATCATCTGgtaataataatgtagcagCCACATCATCTACTATTCATTCAACTCCACTCCTTCTGTTAGAGAAATGAGTTGCATTACTATTAAAAGACCCAgaaaatttctctctcaaaagTAAAGAGTGTAATACATTTTTGGATTGTTtgtattactactactttggACCAAAAACTGCAGGCAATTACATGATCTTCACTCAAGAGTGAAATAACATTTTTGTATTGTTTGTGTATACTTACTAACTAGGACCACAAACTGCAAGTAACTACATGCTCGAACACAATTTTAAGCTCatcaataaaacaataatcaaGCAAAGCATCAGCATATGAATGAGAAAGAAACTACTGCCTAAAAACCTATCGTGGTGCAAGGGAAAAGTGAACTTGGCCATATAAGATCTGATTTCAAGAGTTTGACTTGGCTATAGAAAAAAGCAGTGCTCAATGTACAACATCAACAATTGATACAGATATGCATATAGTGATTTGGAGGGGATTTGCatatttatcttctttatGACTTACTTCcttatataattatgatttgattttttcttatttattttcaagtttagttaattgttttaattaggatcacttttcttttctgaTCACAAGTAggattcaatataattttctGGATAAAGGATGCGTCTTATTAGTGAGCATCATGGGAAAAGAACAGAGATAGAACGGTATTAGATGGTGGCTTCAGGCGTGAGGATTATTTTCTAGTATTTCTTTAAGTACGATAAATTCCATTCAGTTATTTCCAGTTTATGTCCGTGTTCTTTCAATCTTAGAGTTTGTTTCcagtttatgtttttgttcGTCAGCCTTTACTTctatcacacacacacaagacTGCATAGTTGCAGCGGTACCTTCAAGTAAATAATTCAACCTTTGACCAGAAAATTACAAAGAGCAAAACAAAAGTACCTTTACTGAACCTTTAGTTGGTGTAGCACTTCCTGATGCTGGTTTGCTACTCCTCTTTCTCTTCGTTCCCTTAGTTGTAAAATGCATGAAAAGGATTCCAATATTTAGGCCACGTTGAGGAAGAAACTAACATGGTCACAGTATATTTAGGAAAGTTAATAAAGTGACAAACCTGCTCTTTTTCAGCAAGCAAATCAGAGGTTGTAGCATGAGGTTCCATAAAGAATTCCATCAGCTTTACAATGATATCTTCCTGAGAATATGTAATTAAAGTTAATATGGAAAGACACATAACATGCAAGCAAAGACATTTATGTTATCAAAGACAAAGTGATGTATGAGCAGACCTTCTTCGCACTAGTCTTTGAAATTGGAATATCAAGGACATCACAGAACTCTATTAATTTCTCCTTGACAAACTTGTCAAGTTTTTCTTTGACTTTGCTCATTTGCTTTTCCTACAAagttttcatttcaaaatctaaAAGTTAAATCATTAGAAGGGGAAACAAAAGAGAATCTGCAATTCAACAGAAAGTCAAGAGTTTCTCTTACCTCATTATCATGCCAAACAAATCCAGAAAATCTCGAAATGTTGTGTTTCACTTGAGCAGCCTGGACAAGTCAAATGTCTATAGTAAgcattaaaaaagaaaaaatatttccaatGCCAGGAATAATAGCTTGAAGTACAGAAAGTTGTGAGTGAAGAAAAACCCTACATCACCTTTATTATCTCTTGTGCTTGAAACATGTTTTATTCCAAGAATAAATTGGAAATTGACAGAACAACAGTTATTCATGGTGGTGATGCATAAGTGCTAAATTATCACAAATAGCATGCTACTATGAATCTGCTAGATATACTTTGAAATCTATGAAACAAAATTCTACAATCTAATGGAATTCATGACCTGGATAAAGCTCATAAGATTTCTTAATGTAGTTCAAGTGCAGATAAGATAAGCACTGGTGAATTAACTAATACAAAGCGCATCTGAAATTAAACACATAAGATGCCTTACCTTTCCTCTCCTTCCAAAGAGTATAGTATGCAGCACTTTAAAAGTCTCTTCAGTCTTCTTTCTTGACAATTTGTACGCCACTGAATGAAAATCAAGGtcaagaatattaaaaaattcattcatGAAGCTAGAACGGTAGACCTTCTATGTCATATTGTCATATGACTCATATCCTATAAATACCAAACAGGAATTTAAGGTATGtaatacacacacactttGAGGCAGCATAAATTGaagtacataaataaaataaaataaattgagcaGCAATATTGCTTAGAGAACTTCAAACATTTTGGAGCatagaaagaaacaaaatcaccAAAACTTGTACACTCAACGGAAAAGCATATTCATATGAGATCAAACGTGGTATATTCTTAACATTTTGATCACTTTGTAACTCAGATAATTAAGCACGCACTATTCAGTGGTTCTTTTAAAACTCAATGAAGGAAAGTAACAAGAAGTGGCcagaatcaaaatatattttgagcaCAACTTTCAACCATAATCCTTTGAGAGTAACATGCATACAATTGGCAATTTGGCATAACATTTAAAAGTATGTGTTGAGGAGGCAAAGAAGTTAGTCAAACATAGTACCATTTGGAATATCTTTCAGCGCAGTTCCACGACCCTGAAAAAAAAGCACACCAAGTTAATACTTAAATACAGTAGCAACTAAACtagaaaataagaaagttGAAAACAAGCTAAGATCTTAAAGGCTGCACCTTTTCAATACGAAAATCCTTGGAGGCATCCTTCTCAATAGTAGCCACCAACCTTTCCACAGATTTCCTTTCACGCACAGGACGCTCAAGAGAAAAAGCCGAGGGTGTCTTGGGctcaatttcctttttcaccACTGAGGTTTTAGGTTCTTTTGTCTTTTTCGGAGTTGGGGTTTTCTGCTCCTTCTCCACCTTTTCAGTCTCCTTCTTCACCTCTACAGGTTCCTTTTTTGTAGTCTTGTCACTTCTCCGACCACCAGTCTTCGATCTAGGGCGTTTTTTCGAGCCTTTCCCTTCCTTCAGCTCCTCCGGCTTATCTTCCACGTCTTTAGATCCATCATCTTCCCCAACCTTCTCCTCCGTCACCTTTTCAGTATCCTCCTCAGCCTCTTCCGCCATTTTTTCATCCTTCACTTCTTCCTTTCCCCCATCATCTTTCAAagtttcttccttttcttcatCAGCTTCAGCTTCTTGCTTCTCAGTTTCTTCAGCTCCTCCTTCTATTGTTACCGTTTCCCCCTCTGCCTTCTCCCCATTGGCCTCTTCTTTATCGACATCCATTTGCTGAGCCTCAGTTTTCTCCTCATCTGGTTTATCCTCTTCCATTTCTGTCACCGTATCAGGCTGCTCTCCTTTGTTATCTTCTACAGCCTCAGCCTTACCCTCCACATTGGCCTTTTCAAGAACCTCCACCTTCCCATTACCCACAGGCTCGACCTTTTCCGACACCGCACCTTCCTCACCCATCAAGCCGCAAGTCCCAATTCCGTAACTTTCCGAAACCTTATTGTCCGCTAAACCAATCTACAGCACCCCATGTGCAACTAAAATTAGACAATTTTACAGAACTTCGCAACAGAGTCGTTATGAATAAAAGTTTCAAGCTTCATGATTTTAAAGGCTCTCTGAAAGATCTATGAATTAAAACGAATAAGTAGAACAACAATTGTCAAGGAAAGCAGCAAAATTGCAAGATATAACTCGTAATTCACATACAAGAAGACGAAACCCTAACCTGGGAAGGCATCAAATTCAACTCAATTAAGGGTAGCaaaacataactacaaccCAAATTAAGTTCCGTGATTCATGAATTACAAGAGAAAACGGCGAAAGCTAAAGCATAACTTACAGAAATTGAGAAGCTCAACTTGAAAAGAGTCTTGCCGTTGCAGCTCTGCTCACTCCCCACtgatatttttagaatttcttTTGTCCGTCTGATTTCGTTTTACATTTTCGGGCAAAGAATTTTAACTGCGGACTTCAAATCCGGATTTTAAACCCAGTTTAAAGCCACGTAGGATGTGACACTGAGCGGGATTCTGAAAAGAATGGAATCGACGGACGAGATGGGATTTGACGGACGGCTGAGATTACATATTCTCTCAGTATGATAAATTGTTGGATCGTTTGACTTGACTTATAG
The genomic region above belongs to Salvia hispanica cultivar TCC Black 2014 chromosome 3, UniMelb_Shisp_WGS_1.0, whole genome shotgun sequence and contains:
- the LOC125213446 gene encoding DEK domain-containing chromatin-associated protein 4-like — its product is MGEEGAVSEKVEPVGNGKVEVLEKANVEGKAEAVEDNKGEQPDTVTEMEEDKPDEEKTEAQQMDVDKEEANGEKAEGETVTIEGGAEETEKQEAEADEEKEETLKDDGGKEEVKDEKMAEEAEEDTEKVTEEKVGEDDGSKDVEDKPEELKEGKGSKKRPRSKTGGRRSDKTTKKEPVEVKKETEKVEKEQKTPTPKKTKEPKTSVVKKEIEPKTPSAFSLERPVRERKSVERLVATIEKDASKDFRIEKGRGTALKDIPNVAYKLSRKKTEETFKVLHTILFGRRGKAAQVKHNISRFSGFVWHDNEEKQMSKVKEKLDKFVKEKLIEFCDVLDIPISKTSAKKEDIIVKLMEFFMEPHATTSDLLAEKEQGTKRKRSSKPASGSATPTKGSVKSRKKVESDSKKRGEAKVTSPESEDESDEDKGEDTNGAQDRSEEMSDQAPSEGKGSESEEESDEDKGKKKASSAKSSIKKGSSDKPKTKKVTISKKTSPPPKKLPAKSPDSSKIKNDSCAKKSSVKKKDEAVKKSSIPKKSPSNDSLGKKVLKVKQKPKEETLDPSDDDLRNSICKILKKVDFNTATFTDILKLLAKEFSTDLAARKSTVKLMIQEELTKLADADGDDEGEEEDEGNVEKDEKAPSSKGVKAT